The Plasmodium vinckei vinckei genome assembly, chromosome: PVVCY_08 genome contains the following window.
TTGTGTATCTGCATTATAattgtatattaaaatatatacaggtttatttcattaaattataaaatatgcgTATTAATTCGCCCATATTATAGAGTATACAAATTACTCAAAATGAATCTGATTATAacttcatatataaaatgattaTTGTAGTTTTATCGGGGGAactataatttaaattaaaaagtggGGCGTATAAACAAGGGGTTTtgttaaacaaaaatattcataaatgagcatataatgatatatataattcattataATCCTATACCtcgaaaatattaatatataatttcatgAATTtagttattataaatagtactggttgtttatattttatatgtatatttataatatatattgttttgcattttaatatatattatgtcttataattgatttttatgtttgttCTATTATTGacaattttacaaaatacatttatatcaACCAGAGTGAATGAAATAACATCTACACAACAAaactaatataaatacattataAATGTACCTATATTACATACACAAAGTAGtaatattgttattttaaGAAGTTGGTTGTCTATTTTTCATGtgaaatacatatattcaCTAAGTAGttctattatataaagaacatatatacacatcTTAATAATGTTTTTCCACAAATTTACGTAATAATACTTATCCAATTTAAATTGATTCAacatcatttattttaaaaatgatattataaTACTAAATTTGACTCTTCGTTTTTTCCTcttaaaattgtattacatataaagaagcatcaaataataaatgattattattttaattagtcttttattaattataagaaCACAAAATCTAATTATAAGTAAGTTATtacataattaattttaattcatattaattcacaaattaatatttatatatacacctTCAAATTGCAACTAAAGtcattatatacaaatttaatttaaaaaaatattgtgaaaaaaaaaagaacatatatataatttaaaaagatataatatatttgttattatCTTTTCTTGTTTTgacttaaaaaattaattgaaaacgttatatttatgtttataaaaatccaaaacaacatttaatataaacattattaacaacgcatattttatatttaattttcttaTCCATTTTCTAATTCGTCTTCATCATTCATTCTTAAATCATAAATCCAatcaataattttttctaaaatatCTTCATTTCCTGGTCTAATCGTTATAGCATGATTCATACCATTAACAATATGTAgctcttttttattaacatttaCTTTATCATAAAACAAAACCGATCCTTTACAAGAACAAACAGTATCGTCTGTtgaatgtataaataataaaggaaTATCTTTTGGTAAATAATCAATATTACAATCCAATTTGAGTGTTGCTTTTATAAGTTCAGACATACATTTAAATCTTATTCCATTAgtgtttataaatttatcatGCTTATATACATTAGAAACATAATCTGATTTGTTATAAGCtgattttgaaaaaattcgTTTATTAGGTAAGATAAAAGACAGTAAGTTTGCTAgaggtaaataaaaatacttaaatgatttatttcCAGAATTcaataatgtttttaatCTCACCATACCAGATAACGACACGCAacctttaatatttaatttatctaAATCATTATAGCATCTTTCATCTTTATCACTAGCAATAGCATAGGAATTATAGGAACCATaatcattataattatgcatgccatatatatcattgtcaatttcattaatatcaGTAGAATTGTCTAACATGatgttacattttttatagttatTTGGCTCTTCAGTATTAAtgttatttcctttttctttatttaataattgtaGTATTCTTAAAGCAATATTTCCTCCCATAGAATAcccaataatatatataggcagtctttttttattagttGTTACAATATCATGAGATTTGTCATATGTTTGATTATCATTTGAAATTTCATCTTGAATTTGATTCATATATTGTAATACATCATCAGCTAGATCATCTAAAGAACTAAAATCGCCTCTTACATTTCTCTGTGCTTGTGATTCACCATGTCCTTGCAAATCTATTCCATATACTGAATAACCACTTTgattaaatttttcaatCCAACTATCTTTGTAAATATAGTAATTATCATTGTCTACTACTAAATCTTCACTTCCATTTggcatttttaaattaattttcatataatttaatcgAGCATGACCTTTGTATCCATGTATTAACAATATAATTCCTATAGCATTTTTAACTAGCCATccatatgtttttaaaagtaaaccatttttattacgtAACCAACCTATCTTAGGATCTCCATCTAATTTACATACTGTAggattttttaattcatcattatttaattcaatTTCTTCCATCATCAATATTATGGAATATAACCATCCATATTgcaactaaaaaaaatatataattaaaactttacttttcaaatatatgtatatagaTTATTAAcacaaacaaatatataataccaAATCGTATTATGGctttatacaaatttatatatgcaaactatacatacatattatattagtatcaaataatattaataaaattggatatatattataataatatataaaatcataaacaaattacaagaaatggaaaaatgtataattatagttctttattttattttcggaattttttctataatttCATGCAATCCGATAAAACTCCAattgatataataaaataaatacaaattattatatattgtttctttttcgatattttattttgctatttaattttcttaattttggtaattaaaatatggtataagaaaatatatatatttaaaatatataattaattatcatatattattttttataatgaataattaattatataatgcttttacttaaaaaagaacagcgagaaaaacaatatgtatagcatatttatttataaatgcaGCGAAAAAACGATCaccaaaaaatttttttaatttttacttCGATAcaataacaaatatatttaagttggtataaaaaatatatttattattattaatataattttttaattaaacaaGTATAATATGTAATGGTCCCATATAAGAAATGCTATTAATAGATATAAAACTTTACAGCTGTTAATGATTTATGACATTAATTATgcattatatgaaaatacataaaaatatttacattttttgcaTTTCAAGTAATAAACACTTTATTTACCTTAAAATTATTGTATACAATTAATAACATATTTCTAAAAGTtatgttataattttaaccGTAAACTTTacaaacatatttaaaaggcgaattttttcattttacgtgtttataatttaggttattataaaaattaaatcaaTATATCtactatatttaaaatacattaacaaaataaaaacgaTCCAAATAACAGAGCAAAAAAATCggaatttatattttaaatattcttaaaatgtatataagaTAGGGTCCTTAAGGGTTGCCTTTCGTAGTATTTTAAATTGTCAAGGcatgaaaaaacaaatgtgtttaatacattttattatttaatatttgtcTATATATTATAGCCATAAAAACACtatgctatattttttcataaaaatgtgggttatatataatatccaaaaaataaacttcttaaaaatatattagcactattatataaaatacattaAATTATGTCTGAGGAATGCTGTTAATTAAGAGAAAAGACAATTAGgaataaaatagtaaataaaatgcttAATAATCAGTTTTTCTCTATGCTTTACATTTTTGGTTTTGTTTTGGATCAGGATTATGTGCTATGAGTTATAGTGTTGTTCTATGGGATCTATGTTTGATTTAGGGTTCGGTGTTTATTGtaatttaatttctttataatttgatcatatttatttgtatataaatgttgattaaatatatatgaaaccCCGTATGTTTAACATCGATATGAATTTTAAAAGTCTAAATATGCAGGTAAAGAAAGGGCagtcattattttatgaaagGACTGTCATAaataatcatatttatatttaaatattcacaaaattaatgcatataatatagcCTAACATTAAACAACATAAACAAACTATACACAAAGAAATAttcttataataaaaaaacactCTATGATGTTAATTTAAAGCAACCATTAtgtatgaaaataaattgtattattagCATAAATCTTCTAATATTATGATgctgaaaaatatatatgaaggaaaaaataatctaaAGCTTTTCCAATACTGCATTTTTGTTAAAAGGAAGAATGTCCCTGAATctaagaaaaaaacataaatggataaatatgtaaaacgttaaaatttttcaaaatatagcatatattataaatatgtatattttgttaaaacagtattttttttaacaattgtgaaataaattattatattattaaaatttgtatatcgCTTACAGATTCGATATAGGTGATTTCAAGAGCATCgccttttttttcaatgaGGTATCCAGCTAAGTTCAcatgtattattttatatttttcatctGTAATCTCATTggtaattattaatttagtTATGAATGAATTTGCACGTTCTAATATTgggtttttatattctataCCGGAACGGACGCTATCATTTACATTTACTGAAGTCATGGCAATTATAGTTTTGTCTTTTGATAtctacaaaattaataaaaatatattgaataaattattgtGAATAATATGAGAAATACGATTTATAATGAAACAGAAAAGGAAAGGTTTCCTTACTTCAGTCTTTGAAATTaaagcataaaaatatttctgaTAGCCTTTAGAATCTTTTTTGTAATCTTGGCGAATCATCATTAAATTTGGATTGTACACATGGCCAactattcaaaaaaaataattttgcattatgtaaaataaaatattatgaatttGAAGATATGATAAGCAATAAATAGTGTCATATAACGATGGCAATAATAAATCACAAGATATCGAATAAATAGtaacaataatatgttaatttgactaatttattatgttttgtATACTTGTAACATGGCctttattgaaaatattggAAGCCAATGGATTCCATATCCTGTTTATTATGGCATTATACTAATGGAAACAAAgagaaatatatgtatataaattataataatttttaatttggctaataaatttaacaTTGTTCGTTAATTGATACCTGATTGGaatcataaatatttaaatgagCTTTTAGAATATTTGTCTCGTtgtcaaatttttttatgtaataagATAAACTATCAGTAggattttgtaaatatggTTTATAACCATCTTTGGTTGTAGCATAGTATTCTAACTGTTTTACAGCATCGTTCATAAGTTCGATCGCTTGTGTATGTTTGCGACCGCGACATGATAAGTACTTGACTTTTTCATATAGTTCTTCTGAACTGtcattgataaaaataaacatatttttaatgtttacaaaaataaagttattgtatttatattataacattGTTGTACAAGTGGATATTTAATATGGTCataatgaaatatgtaatatgtatattttgttgCATTTTCTTACGTAGAATGACGACTTAATGGTTGATCTTTTATATGCTGTTTTGTATCTTCTCCTGGAGCAGGTTCAGCTGCAAGGGCTCCATTATTTGCATATGCGAAAATgcttaaaataaataaagcggtttgaatataaaatttattcattttgaactttaaaaagaaaatattataatttatattagtattttttttaattaaaaattaatagctCGAAAAATagcataaatattattaaagtagaagcaaataattttctccaataaagcataaaaaacaaatatttattttaaaaaaatacaaattattatttaaatagcAAAATTTATGATTTTATCAGATTTATaactttaatatattttttatttaaataatttaatcaTAAAACGACTTCAGTAGAAGAAaatttcataaataatgaatatcaaaaattttatgatttataatttcgttattattataatatttaaaataaatatttttaattatattatataaacgatatttttaatatataacattatgAATACGtaagttttatatttttataattgatTAAACtcaatttaaaatttataatacgTCTCATTGTATATGGAAtcacatgcatatattttatttatatgtaatagAAAAAACGGTTGTTTTTAcctatagaaaataaataatttaaaataaaaacatgcaaaaataaatttagatTAAATCTATTGTACAAACTTATTttcttataattaaaataatgcaTTATGTACAAGTATTGATtgttatttgaaaaaaacataaatataatttttcgaAATTGTATATCATATCTCTGATGATAGtagttattatatatttatatgatgagacatacatataaattagtgcattattttatttaaattttaaatattaaaattaattttgttatattaaatataactGTGTagttaaacaaaaatattcagaacaaatatatacatttttatacatttaaatatattatttattttttttattatttatattaaagtaaaaataaaatattaaacattGTTAACTTATAATTGCaggattatatttttttggatGGTTTAAAATAGCAGTAGCATACAATtctattataatatactttcataaatatcaaataatttgtttatattaatcAACCTTATACAAATTGTATAAGAGAATATTgctaataatttaatattaaataatagcattattattttacaacaataatatataaaaaggaagataaaaagaataaatcatatattatttaaagcGTATTGCTTTGTGGaaaaactttttataaataaaaaaacgaatAAAAGGATATTTAGTTTAGTTTGTATCGTTTTGTATGTCATTTTGGCTGTATCAATAGATTGCTCGGAACAGAATGTTgtcaaaacaaaatataaactagtatatagaaaattatataatagtgGCTACTTACATGtgacatatatattattatatttatttctagAATGATCGATCTAAGACATCTGACTTAAGAAGTAGAATAATTCGTgctatcaaaaaaataaacagaagtaacaaaaaaaatgttatagaATCTCAACGAGAAACCCAAttaaataacaataataataacgaTTTTGATTATGATAAAGATGAATGTGTTGATTATTACACCCATTTAAGTGATAAAGTGTACAAGCCAGTTCCATGGTGTTGTGGTTTGATTACTTATTATGGTTAGATATATGATTAGGCTCTccatttctatatttatatgtcaATATTTTAAGTTTATAATTGATTACATAAatgttataataaatacaatttatttattataaattgttAATAGAAGACTCATAAACTTATTTAcatggaaaatattttgcttatttacattattgtatataattcGTGAAAATATTccgaaaaataattaataattgaaATACGATTTATTCATTTGGTATAATCATAGTATTTATTACTTGTATGCGTAtaactatatattatatatatatgtttatattcgATATGcatgtttataaaataaatagttttgcattttaatgtatattatgccttataacttatattttctttattattttatataaaatttggcTTTAAATACTCAAATTTGAGTATGATGTTGtagatttattttattaatatatttttgtgtatTACTTTGTAAATCTCAACCTATAATTTTGTTCTCTTTTTTGTAATACTacacaataataattaagttttataaatatcacTTTGCAACATTTAAAAACTCATTAAGTAAAATACGAAAATATACCCCGCGAATTgaagaataataaaaaagtgtgAATTTATaggaaatattattatatgttatatgtacaattagccaaaatattttaagttattcacaaatatttattgtttatataaaaatgattaaaaaaaatacaaataaataatgaaacataaagttgtaaaattaagaaatatatatgaatacataaaaattatttagttTTTAATTGTAATATTCTTGATATCGAGGTGTTTATGTTTTATGGGTCAAGGTTATGCATTATGGGTTATTGTTTTGTTCACTGTATCTGCGTTTTGAGTTAGTGTTCGgagtatattataatataattttttatagtttgataatatttttgtctgTGAATGTtgattaaatatttgtCTATCCCCGTATGTTTTATCTCAATATTATGTCTAAATACGCACCACAAAAAGGACATAGCCATTAATATGAAAGGGGtcgaataatatattttacataagT
Protein-coding sequences here:
- a CDS encoding lysophospholipase, putative; protein product: MMEEIELNNDELKNPTVCKLDGDPKIGWLRNKNGLLLKTYGWLVKNAIGIILLIHGYKGHARLNYMKINLKMPNGSEDLVVDNDNYYIYKDSWIEKFNQSGYSVYGIDLQGHGESQAQRNVRGDFSSLDDLADDVLQYMNQIQDEISNDNQTYDKSHDIVTTNKKRLPIYIIGYSMGGNIALRILQLLNKEKGNNINTEEPNNYKKCNIMLDNSTDINEIDNDIYGMHNYNDYGSYNSYAIASDKDERCYNDLDKLNIKGCVSLSGMVRLKTLLNSGNKSFKYFYLPLANLLSFILPNKRIFSKSAYNKSDYVSNVYKHDKFINTNGIRFKCMSELIKATLKLDCNIDYLPKDIPLLFIHSTDDTVCSCKGSVLFYDKVNVNKKELHIVNGMNHAITIRPGNEDILEKIIDWIYDLRMNDEDELENG
- a CDS encoding fam-a protein, producing the protein MNKFYIQTALFILSIFAYANNGALAAEPAPGEDTKQHIKDQPLSRHSTSEELYEKVKYLSCRGRKHTQAIELMNDAVKQLEYYATTKDGYKPYLQNPTDSLSYYIKKFDNETNILKAHLNIYDSNQYNAIINRIWNPLASNIFNKGHVTIGHVYNPNLMMIRQDYKKDSKGYQKYFYALISKTEISKDKTIIAMTSVNVNDSVRSGIEYKNPILERANSFITKLIITNEITDEKYKIIHVNLAGYLIEKKGDALEITYIESIQGHSSF
- a CDS encoding fam-c protein, whose amino-acid sequence is MNDRSKTSDLRSRIIRAIKKINRSNKKNVIESQRETQLNNNNNNDFDYDKDECVDYYTHLSDKVYKPVPWCCGLITYYG